A genomic segment from Cutaneotrichosporon cavernicola HIS019 DNA, chromosome: 7b encodes:
- the COF1 gene encoding uncharacterized protein (Actin depolymerisation factor/cofilin -like domains) — MSSGVQPVAECLEKYQELKTGKKLAYIIYGISDDKKSIVVLKTSESRDFEDFVADLPERECRWAVYDYEFELPGEGKRNKLVFVQWSPDDANIRNKMIYASSKDAIHRRLEGIHIDLQATDYSEITKETIFDKATRR, encoded by the exons ATG TCGTCTGGTGTCCAGCCG GTTGCCGAGTGCCTCGAGAAGTACCAGGAGCTCAAGACGGGCAAGAAGCTCGCATACATCATCTACGGCATCAGCGACGACAAGAAGTCGATTGTCGTGCTCAAGACGAGCGAGAGCCGTGACTTTGAGGACTttgtcgccgacctcccGGAGCGCGAATGCCGTTGGGCCGTGTACGACTACGAGTTTGAGCTGCCtggcgagggcaagcgcAACAAGCTCGTCTTTGTCCAGTG GTCGCCCGACGACGCTAACATCCGCAACAAGATGATCTACGCTTCATCCAAGGACGCCATtcaccgccgcctcgagggcatcCACATTGACCTCCAGGCCACGGACTACTCTGAGATCACCAAGGAGACGA TCTTTGACAAGGCCACCCGCCGTTAA